In Oncorhynchus gorbuscha isolate QuinsamMale2020 ecotype Even-year unplaced genomic scaffold, OgorEven_v1.0 Un_scaffold_3332, whole genome shotgun sequence, the genomic window gtatgtagcacaCTCATCTTTCTTATGAGCATACACAGAGCCAGATTAACAGTGCATGTTCAGATAAACCCTGACCCATCTGTTAGAGGTCACGAAACTGTGGTTAATagacaggcagtcagagagaCAAAGGACATTCAGGAGAGCCCACACACAGACAGTAAGGAGTCTCACCGCTCTCCTCGGGCCCCTGGGCAGAGCTCAGCAGCTTCCAGATGAGATAGGGCCCTCCTAGGACCACAGCCAGAAAAAGGAAGATGGGCCACGACTTGACCGCTCCGGCTCTGGGGTCTTCCATTGCGGCTCCAGCACCTCTGGTCGCCAGAACAGCTCCTTCACTGTCTGCCCACAGGTCCTCCACCTCACCGTCCCGCCTCAGCCCCAGCATCCTCTGTATGCGGCGGTACAGGTAGCGCAGGGTGCGCACCAGGGCAAAGGCCGACAGAACCTTGGTAAAGTGCATCCGTAACCGTGTCAGGTGGTTGGCTACATCCAGCACGGCTCGGAAGCTGTTGTAGACGGCCGAGAAGGTGGCGTCCATCATCATGCTGACCGAGGTGAAGGCTTGGACAATGCTCTCAATGGACTGGAAGGCGCCACGGCTGCTCTCCTCTGCCTGTTGGACAAACCGACTGGGCGCCACGTCTTCACTACCGGTTTGGCCGAAGCGGCTGTAGCCCAGGCTCCCACCAAGGCCCCCACCGAGCCCCCCTCCCATGCCATAGCCACCACTGTAGGGACTGTAGGGGCTGTATGCTCCACCGTAGAGGCTGGAGCTACCATAGGGGTTGTAGGAGGAGCCAGGGAAGGAGCCGTAGGAGGGACGGTAGGACTGGATGGACTGGACAGGGCGAGGGGGGACCGGGGGCACCATGCGGGTCAAGACGGGAGGACCTGCGGGACCAGAGAGGCCGGGGGTGGAGGGACCTGGTGGGGCAAAGTCAGTCGAC contains:
- the LOC124027528 gene encoding peroxisomal membrane protein PEX13-like, with product MASQPPPKPWERRIPGAAMSAPVNYRSTDFAPPGPSTPGLSGPAGPPVLTRMVPPVPPRPVQSIQSYRPSYGSFPGSSYNPYGSSSLYGGAYSPYSPYSGGYGMGGGLGGGLGGSLGYSRFGQTGSEDVAPSRFVQQAEESSRGAFQSIESIVQAFTSVSMMMDATFSAVYNSFRAVLDVANHLTRLRMHFTKVLSAFALVRTLRYLYRRIQRMLGLRRDGEVEDLWADSEGAVLATRGAGAAMEDPRAGAVKSWPIFLFLAVVLGGPYLIWKLLSSAQGPEESATNWASGEDDHVVARAEYDFTAASEEELSLNAGDMLNLAPKEHQPRVRGWLLASVDGQTTGLIPANYVKVLGKRRGRKHAELERLAQVQAQQGNPLGTTLQAPQPNLATGPVPTLSPGLVSGLGPAEAVPVTIPEELLESVYRETPAGYSSLGLGVLPSTTTASSTVLTIPEKIDL